The sequence below is a genomic window from Nostoc flagelliforme CCNUN1.
TTTAATTGCGTGTGGCTGTGGTAATTTGTCGCCGAAGGTAATGGTGTAACTTGGTTAACTGTCGTGGCTGGGGTGAGTGAGGTATACTCGTACTCAAAAACGTATTGCGGCCCATCAGCACCTAGAGAAATGCGATCGCCTGGGTGCAATTCCTGACATTCATACAAGCGTTGTCCATTTAAATAAGTGCCATTAGCACTATTCAAATCACAAAGCACCCAACTGAATTTACTATCTGGCGAGAGAGAGAGGGGGCGAACCACTGCATGACGACGAGATACCATTCGGTACATCATGGCATCCAAGACAACTTGGCAGCTGGGGTCGCGTCCAATTACCATCTCTTTACTGGGGGGCAGTGAGTAGCGAGATTCTGATCCAAAAGCTGCCCCATTACCAGACACTAGCCGCAGAAATGCATTATGTCTTGCTTGTTTGCCTGTCATCGATAAGAAGTGCGTTTCTAAACTAATTCTTCACATAATTTGGCAGCAGGACTAACCTTAGCCACATTAACAGCAGCATTGCTAAATCCACTATAGCTTCACTTACTGCTAAGAAATTTAAATTTATAGATGCAAAATTTCAAATTGTTTTACCTAATGTAAATAAGTATTCCATTTGCTGAGAGTTTATCCTAAAACTGGCTTGTTAGGCGGATAAATCAGATTCTATCGGTCGTGTACTCAAGACATCCTAACTGCAAATTAAACCCACGGCAATTTATCAAAAAATAGTATTTTTTACTGCATTTTGTTCTATTCAAAAAATATATAATTTTCAGTGGTCTTGTGTGAGCCAGTACGGTCTTCTGACAAAGGGAGAGGCTAGCGCCTTCTCTAATAGAGGCTTTTGCCAACACAAAGCGTCTCGTAGAGAAGGGGGTTTCCACGCCACTTGATTTATGCGTCTTAACCTGCACCGAAGATCGAATCAAAAGATTTCCGGTATCTTGCTTCAAATAACTGTAACCAGTTCTGGGTGTTCAATCTTAGTTCCAAGTACTGTGAGGAATTCTGCTAACCAATGGGGGTGAGCAGGCCAAGCTGGTGCTGTCACTAAGTTCCCATCAACTATTGCCTGATCAACAGGGATATCGACATAAATCCCTCCAGCACTCTTGACATCTGGGCTACAAGCAGGATAACCAGTACATCTTTTGCCTTGCAGTACATCAGCAGCCGCCAATAACTGCAAGCCGTGGCAGATGGCAGCAATCGGTTTATTCGTTTGGGCAAAGTGACGGGTGATTTCTAGTACCTGCTGATTCAGACGGATATATTCTGGTGCCCGTCCTCCGGGAATGACTAAGGCATCGTAGGTTGCGGCTTCTACTTCTGCAAAGGTGGCATTTAAAGTGAAGTTGTGACCGGGTTTTTCACTATAAGTCTGATCTCCTTCAAAGTCGTGAACTGCTGTCCGTACCTTGTCGCCAGCTTTTTTGTCTGGGCAAACTGCATGGACAGTGTGCCCCACCATTTGCAATGCCTGGAAAGGAACCATCACTTCATAGTCTTCTACGTAGTCCCCAACCAGCATCAAAAGTTTCTTTGCGGCCATATTTTTGTTACCCTCACTTATTAGCCAATAGTTAATAGTAGTTTATAAAGTAAATATTAATTTAGAGTTAGCTATGTTAGGCGTTAAGCTATGCGTAAATTTCTGATACATTAGAGCATTAACTGTGCTGTAATGTATCATTTGAGAGCTGCAAGTTAACAAAGTGTAATGTACTCTACAGATTTTTTCTGTTTATGACTATTGGCTAATTAAAGCAGATTAAATTCTGCGATCGCTCTCTTAAAATTTTGATTTTCATGTCCTGGGCGGCTGAGTTTAATCAAGGCAAAACGCTGTAAGGGCGTTAAACCTGCCCAATGTTGCTGTGTCAGCGTTACACCTATTTCTTGAGCTTTTTCCTGGAGGCTAGGTGGTACAGTAGCAGAGTCTAGCCATGCGGGATAAGGCTCGATGGGCAATTTTGTAGCTGGTATACCCGTGCGTTGTAAAATTAATTGCTGGA
It includes:
- a CDS encoding DJ-1/PfpI family protein is translated as MAAKKLLMLVGDYVEDYEVMVPFQALQMVGHTVHAVCPDKKAGDKVRTAVHDFEGDQTYSEKPGHNFTLNATFAEVEAATYDALVIPGGRAPEYIRLNQQVLEITRHFAQTNKPIAAICHGLQLLAAADVLQGKRCTGYPACSPDVKSAGGIYVDIPVDQAIVDGNLVTAPAWPAHPHWLAEFLTVLGTKIEHPELVTVI
- a CDS encoding nitrate reductase associated protein; amino-acid sequence: MTDFFEFEADFVDSLRCIPMQVRCKLDTCGIKLKLSDWNQMTTAERQALVELPCTTETEIQSYREHIQQLILQRTGIPATKLPIEPYPAWLDSATVPPSLQEKAQEIGVTLTQQHWAGLTPLQRFALIKLSRPGHENQNFKRAIAEFNLL